attttgttatatgtCTTTTGAAAAAGGTCTAGTGCATAAGTCAAGTTTTCAATCACGTCATGCGTCAAGTATATGCCCATGCATTGCATGATATACCTCTTATATGCTTGTGATTAATTTTGGCATGTTGTgtgattacttactgagatttcttaAATCTAACTATTGCATTTTTTACCACTGTCATTCATTTCCtgaaatgatagaagttgttATAAGGATAGAAGGAAACGACAATGACCAAGAGGAAGAGGACGACACCCCCTTTTTCGGAGAGGATTGTGCCTAAAATGAACGTTAGTAGACCCGAGCCTACAATTTTGGAGCACTTGGAGGTCATCGATGAGGAGATCTCTAAGATCCTCCAATTTATTAAGGAGTTTCGATGCCTCAATAATAGGGATAAGGACCGGGATTTAGAGAAGCAGGTGAAGGATGAACCGCTTTGAGAAAgtaaagaagataaaaaaaaatagagagaaatttTTGGTCCCGTGTTTTGAGAATTTGCTACTCTAATTATGTTTTGAGACTCTCTTATTATTGAATGATGCTATTTTGGGACAAGTTTGGggattaaagtttttttttttttttataccatgtGTTTTGCAATTGCCTATGGCATTGCTTAGATTTctcattaaatttttattaatttccgTTGTATGATTATTGCATACTATTAGAATATCTAAGAGCATGCATATTATCTGTCATGTATGAGGgatatgtaaccttgtgttgcatgtacTGGTGTCTCAGTCACTGCCAAATTCCAAGTGGGGGCTGGAGGCGCCACAAAATCAAATTGGAAAGGGTTGGAAAAGGCAATGCAAGAACTACCAGAAAAATTGTCTAAAACTCTTGCCTGAGTTCTCTCCAAATAAGTGAATAAAACCCAACCAAAGGGTGAGGGTGATGCAATGGCCACCCTTTATAGTTAGAGAGGGCTTATGGGGGATGTGTGGGTGACCTCTTGACGGTGGTTTGCAGCCAAAATAGTGGGCAAAATTGTGGGCTAATCAACCCATGGTATCTGGTGCTACAACTAAGAAGGGTGGGGCTGATTTGGCTAGCTTTTTGGCCTCCCATCCATGCGCTATTTGGGCTGAAATGTTAACCATAGGACTTCTTTGGGTGGTGAGGGAAACATCCTCAACAAGCTTTGCATTGGTGGTGGTTTTTGATGGGCCTAAATGGGCTAACCGAATCAAATTCACTTTAGGGTTTAAAGGGGTTTGGTTTAGGGTTTTTGTTTTGATCAAGCCTACTTCTAATTTTTCGTTTCCCAATGAGATTTTCAaggtataaaataataaatgaaaatataatagcATGGTTTTGAGTGATTAATAACTtgtgaaaatgatttaaataattgattaaTCACCAAAGCAAAAATCCTATGGTTTAGGTTTtgggaaaccatttagggttttggtttcctCCATTGGTTTGGAATTTTACTAAGGTTGAAAATCTCATTTGGTTGGCCACAAAGTATTTGGTTAGATGGAATAGTATTTGGCTTAAGTGGCATGATCACATGGCttgattttctttctatttcttgatatttttatctcattgttTCTCCTTTTGCCAAGTGTCCTACACTATTTACCAAGTGTGGCTAGGATCTTACCAAGTGTCTACAAAACGATATGACAATCCACACAACGATACTCCACACAACGATATGACAATTGTTTGAACCAGGTGCCATATGGCGCTATCCTAGGTATTACTATTCATCCTAAATTTTGCACAATTATTATTACATGCTAATTAACCATACAAGTTATGTGGTGCAATTTGTTTCATAAAATTTGATTACTAGGtaccccaaataaataaaaaggcatTCCCAAACACTTTTTTCAAACTCATACTCCTAGATGCCTCAAATAATTGAAAAGGCACTTCTGTTGCCATAGTAAGTAGGAAACCGACTGTGTTGACAGGTTAAAACCTAAGTACTTCCTCGAATGCTTAAGGAAACTCATCCACTAAATTTTTGGCAAACTGTTACAGCTTATTTTTTCACATTTGAATAACTCAAGCTAGATTGATTTCTTTATATCATACTTTTATTAGTCCCAACTCCAAAAGTAAAAACCCATGATCTACCATTGAATGCCATTatgcaatttataaatttagctGACATGATAAGAAAGGGATGACACTAGATCTTTGCCAGGAGTCTCAATATGATaataaaatcacaaattctTCCTGACATGTTTCCAAATGTTGTTTTGCCACAAAGTGATTTCTATTTTACAAATTTCGTAGAATGATGTGAGCGCCGTATTGTGGTTGAAGGGTAATAACAGTTGAAGGAGCATGGGCATAGGATGGTGAAAGCTCAAATGAGAAGCGTTGTAGAACCATTGAGAGGGCCACTTTAGCTTCAATCAAAGAAAAGTTTTGTCCAATGCATATCCTAGGACCCCATCCGAATGGGAAAAATGATACTTGGCCTTTTGTTGCTTTTGAGACTCCATCAGAGAACCTCTCTGGTTTGAACTCATCCGCATCATCTCCCCAAAGTTCATGATCGTGATGGATGAGGATTGTCGGCAAGGAGATTTGAACTCCAGCAGGTAAAGACAATGTTCCAAGTTTCGTAACCTCATGAATTGTTCGAGTAAGAGTAACTACAGGGGGGTACAGTCTTAGAACCTCATAAAGTATCATGGTAACCTGTAGCATtgaatattataatttgtaagAATTCAATCGCAAATTATTTCTGAAATATAACTTTTGAATGTACAGAACAAGCACAAGCTCATGCAAATGTTCAAGGCAAGTAAATGCTAGAGCTAAAATGATGAATGTAGCGAAAGTCAGCGAACAAGCAAATCTTCCAAACTAACCATGAAATACATGCTATCATCCTTAAAAAACAACACCAAGTTCCAATCTATGTGAATTTACATGGCATGACTTCCTATCCTATATTTCAAAAGTCAGAATCTTAACATTTTTTGTGTATACTTTAGATGTTGCTAACCATATTTTGTTTGTAAGGGTATTTACATCCCTTTTATGATATAGATTAAtagattactttttttttttatagtaattcAGCTATAAAACAAATCTTTCGAGAGAATCTTCAAAGTAGAAATATAAGAACTACTTACAACTTTTAAGTGATTTAACCCCTCGAAGTCTGGGTTGTCTTCGccaaaaacttctaaaaccTCTTCTCTTGCACGTGCTTGCCAATATGGATACTTACTCAGCATAATCATTGTCCAAACGAGCAAAACAGAGGTGGTCTCTTGCCCagcaaaataaaacaacttgCATTCCTCTATTACGTCTTTAAGACTCATTCCAATGTTCTTGTCGTTCCCATGCTCTTGAATTTCTTTGAAGTTGGATTCTATAAGTATGCCCAGTAAGTCATCATTTCTGGCCTCACCTGCTTCtgtttccttctctcttttgttGATAAGGTCTTTGAGTGATGCTTGTATTTTATTGCTAATTTCTTTCATCCTCCTGTTCATCTTAGTTGGTAGATACCTGCATTCAAACCTTCATATAAACATGACAAGAATAAAGTGGCTTACAAGATTATGCATTGAGTTTTCCAGTCTccaaataatgttatatattgtCAGCAGGCATGCACTAGAACGTTTTGGATTTACCTCCATCCTGGAATGTAGACAGTCTGTATGGATTTCATCGTAAGCTCTGCTTGCTCTCTTTGGAGTTCAAAAATCAGTCTCCCTTCTTCATAGCTGCTTCCAAAGGCCGTTCTCGAAATCACATCTCTTGCCAGATTTTGGAGATAGGGCCATACATCTAACTCAGTTGACCCTTCTTTGGTAATGGAACTTACCCATTTGCAAATCATGTTGTTGCAACTCTGATGAATAGCTGGTAAAAAACTCTAaagcaaaaaacacaaaaaagtaATGCAATTTATAGGTCAGATTAAAGAAATTCTTTCGAAGAAGACAAAGCTAACCATGGAAAATTTTCAGGCACTAATTGCCCTCTCACACTCCAACTAAACAATAGATCAACAACCGATCAACATCGATACATTGTTAGCAACTATGAATAGAATTTGCATGATACCGATGGGATTCTCATTTGAGAaacttagaaaaaataaaaataagaaattgcaAAAAATCACTTCAATGTCACTGTTGAGTCTTAATGGACTTAAACAAATGGAAATAATTAACTAACCTTCAATTTCTCTAGATGGAATGCTGGATTGATAATCTTTCGGTGTTTAGCCCATTTCTCAGTTTCATAACAGGCAAGACCGGTCACTAGTAACTTGGTAAGTGGATTTGCTTGCGGCTTTTGGAAGGTGTAGTGCTTGGCGAAGATATCTTTTAATTGTTCAGTGTCCATAACGTTCACCCTTGGTTTTGGACCAATCCATATAAAGGAGTTCTTACCTACATATTTGTGCTCATTATTATATGACAGTTGAGAAGCAAATCTAATATCATTTATCAAATTAATAAAGACACATACCCATATACATCATGTGTCATTAGAAGGTaaatctctctctgttttttttccctaatgAGAATTAGGTTGATAGTACACACGCATCGTTCCTCGTCAAAGCATACACAGATTCTACAGAATTTTTCTTCCCTAAAATGGAGTTAGATTTCATGTGCCGGTAAATATTTTATAGTCTCACGATTTTCAGTGAGACAAAAATGGCTATTTCAAAAGCGCCTTAAAGGAGAGAAAGACCTCAAATCTTTTTGACAATTATCCAAAAGTATAATTTCGTGCAGATTTAGTTTGAGACAATTTCGACAATGAAGAAAAAACTATAAACAGAACAGGAAACATTTACCCTGATTTCACGTTTTGAAAAgagaaaatagaggaaaaaagCATGCAGCCTCAAGAGACGTGTTAATCGGAAGTCAAAATCTATGGATTCTATCGTTAAAGAGAAACAAACTTGAAGGAAAAGAATCACAAGGCAAGATGGCAGCTGGGAGTATTATAGAGATAGACATACCGTAATTCTTCAGAGTTTGAGAGGGGAAGGGAAAGACACGAGGTGCAATATCATTGGTGAAGCTCATGGGTTTAGACCACGCTTCATTTATCATCCGAGAGCTCTCCTTCAAGTCTCCAAAAAGAATCCGGTAGGAGTTTCCCTTAAAACCTTGCTCCCTCAGACACCTCTCTAGTTTCTTCGGCTTAAGCCACACCCATCTCAGCACTCTCCATGCTGATCCAAGTACCACGATCGTTAAAATGGACACAAGCGCAAGCGTTGGAAATGAGATTTCCATGATGAAAAAAAACAGAGGGAGAAGTGAAAGTATATTTGTGTGCTTGTGAGTGAGCGTGGGGCCTTTTAAAGATGGAAAGAGACTGAAGAGGTATCTTTGGAAAGCAACGTGATCGCAACGTCTGCGGTGTTTAAAGATAGGAAGCTAGCGTAGCCTTTATctgttttatttatgtattggTTAATGATAGATTTTTTACCCTTTTCCCACCACTTTACtatttatagtatatttattttttctttattttcttttaagtcttttttaatatatttaatcattaaaaaaaattttaaaaaatatacaattttactaatagtacttttttaatcattaagtaaaaaaatatttttaaaaaattaaaaattttaaaaaagtagtagAATAGTGATAAAGGTATTATTATTTAGGACTGTTTATATGGGCTGGATTTTACTCGGTCCAATCCAGAACCCAGAAAAATCGGATTCCGGTTACGGGTTCCAGCCTGGATTTATTCCGGACCGGTACCTGCATCTTTAAATCCGGGTCTATCCGACCTGAATGCGGTTTTAAAACTCGGGTATCAGATTTAAAACCGTTACCTTGGTTTAATATAAAAGCGAAATGTTCGTCGATGCCCTAGCTGCTCCTCCCCCCTAACCCCCTAGGTTCACTCTCAGACAGTCAGACTGCTCTATCTCCTCTCTCTACACTGCTCTCTCTGTGGTCTGTGATGGGGGCGATGCCCTATGCCTCATTCCCCCCGATTCACCTTCTCtcatctgctctctctctctctctctctctctctctctctctctctctctctctctctctctctctgctctgcTATGCTCTAGCCCCTACCGAAATCTGTCTCTCATCTCTCTTTGTGCTATCTGCGATGCCGAACGGTGAAGTGTTTGGCTTGATCTACTCTTTTCTTTATGGATTCTATTATGCATGGGTatgctttctttcttctctctttgttgatttttggtttgtttcgatgagaattttttgaaggtttgaggagtatttttatgggttagatcTATTTAGttgaacaaaggaaaaaaaaacatttttctaaGCACTAGAAGATTGGGTTTGTTGCTATGTACATGTTTAGACCTGTTTAGTTGCAAAATGCTAGAGCCGTGGGTATCGAATCcaagaaggttttttttttttttgtaagttcgttttaaagttgttttcctTTCTGTTGCCCTGCTCAAAGATAGCATACTCCACAACAAACCCGAGTTGATTTTTCTTCGATCCTAATGTTTTTTAGTTAATATCTGAAGTAGTTAAATGATTTTTTCTGGCAGCATATAAACTATTTTTAGGCACCATGTATCATTTTGATAAACTGATTATTTATCTAATTCATGTGATGTAGATACACTAAACAAATTCAAGGTTTAATCAAATGAAAGATATGTCATGTTTATATGGTTTATGAGATTTCTCGTAATAGGCTTGCTATATGTCTAATGCCTTAATAGGCTTGCATTGTGAACGGAGTCTACCAGGCTAAACTGGTACTCAAATCATGGAAGCCATGACTATTAAGTATTCTCTACCTACCTATAACATACCCTTGGGATTACCGATTACTCTCTTGTATAAACAGGTTTAGTTTCTATTATGTATTTCCAACATCTGCGTTTGAGTTAGTCATATCAGAGTTCGTTTCAAGGCTTTAGGCCTATTTACTTATACATATAACTCAGTTAGCTGCATGAAATATCCATTAGGAAATGTAACAAAGTGTAATGGTTTTCTTTGAGATTCTGAGCACCACCACCAAAAGTCAGGGCATTGATTTTCTTACCTATTtctctttccctcatctttcaattcaaacacaaacaacCAATCTCATGAAATAGGGACTGCTACACACAACTGAACAAAACAACCAAGCCGAAAGAAAATATGGGACTCAAACGATCAACTGACccttttggttctttttttctCTGCAATGTTGTGTTAACTTCAAGTGTTCCCATTTCTTTAGACAAAATCATTCCACATCCCTTATTATCTCTGCCATTGACATGAATATGTTATGAATTAGAAAGCATGGAAGTACTaggtttttgatttatttttctgtacTTAATCCGAATGGaagctgtgacgcccccaaatccccatgcccgaacacggggaaatcgagacgtccggatggtgacaacccgggtcaccatcccatcgacgtgtgccaagtgtgtgcaaaggcaacaaatgtgcacgaaagaacacgcagcggataacgaaagtcataactaagtactagaatttttcttaacgtaatacaagctgtttaaaacgtacatagataaaatattacaaaaatacaaatacagctttaaacaaatataaaacatagcatcagcaacccggcggagccgcatcctcgggctcagcctcctcctcttcgtcctctaactctgcactaaaagctacggaaccaaaaatggtaccgcaggtaagtaaaacccaaaaactaccagataaaaacacatagaactcaaacaatatgcatgagacaTGCCCAatacacaaaacccaaagacacagttttccacacacgccaaaaacccatttggcccaaaaacacatccttttcgaaaaacacgccaaagtcacattttatccgtatgcaccatgacctcccctaggggtcatccgcacaccctggctccagtgccacaccgcagagtaccaccacgcatgtgacacctaacgagcgatgcccagttccgtgccctgcacattcgtagccaagcatcctctagccctcaccagcgaagggccacggagtcggtgcgtagagcgatgctcggttccgcgcccggcgcgttcgtagccaagcaacccctagcccccgttcccgtcgtctagcgacaactcaggggacatcactcagtttattccgctcccgagtgaccagaggagctccaccgggataacacctcatcccggcttggggtcgtgatacacacgcacccgtaagaccacttacacCAATatacaggcttttcacacataaacaaaaacacacgttcatgcaccatgtaatgccatatcaatgcatcataaaataatccaacaacatagaacaataaaacaagcaacttcgtcctccatccatccgacccccgaactcctcagactcagtccggaatcaaccaaccagcaaataaattaattgaaagagcaatatatatttaaatctgaaaatagggtttggaaaatacttacagcgctatatggcaattttagaaaacacgaggcgttgcaaacggcggcgaaaaaacaacgtcacagtgaaaattcactgtggccgtgggttgtgaaaaactcacttttgaacggggacaaaccagggcttgagattgatagggaatggtctagggatggttgtgaagctattggaagtggtggttggccgtgggtggcgacggaatcgccggaaagaggccggatttcccaaaaaggaaagctagctcgtaggagctgttccggtggtcgttggaggccgaaaatgggtgggttaggacggcaagggaccggtgatgaagtggtgaagaaatggtggccggatgtggagcgacggcggcggatcggaggaaaaatcgtgcagcctttggagagcttttccggccaaacggccggccggatgggggtggaaaccggtggggaggtgcgccggaggtggaCGAACCGAACGCCGGTGGCTTTGTCggcggcggcggtctgggctgaagacagctccggccgtgggtgaggagagagaagagagagagagagatcgggggggtcgacgcgggggagaaaaaaaagaaagaaaaaaaaagaaaaaaggaaaaagaagagaaaaaggaaaagagatgtagggaaaagatgaggtctaaacctcattccgggaaacaaaactaaaccgccaaaaagagattaaaactcacaaaacaactaaaagaaataaaacacaacatcacataaattaaaaactaattttaaaatgcaaataaattaaaataaataactaatatattaattaaaataaaaacaattatttcagcgaaaatacactccaaagcgggtcatcacatcctcccctccttaaaaacaatttcgtcctcgaaattgcagatcaaccaccaactcaaaacaagccacaagaaagcacataaaccatctgcgATCAAggttaagatacataccttccttattcgaacaaatacgggtactgctccctcatgtccgctgctcgctcccaagagaagtcttgagctaacagatctccccaagccactttaaccaaaggtatcgtcttggacctcaactgttgctccttccaatccaagatctgcgacggaacaacttcataagtgagatccggttgcaactgaatacccgctgggtcgacgaagcgtggttcttgctgtccaaagctcttcttcagggatgatacgtggaagacatcatgaacatccccaaaataatctggcaaagcaactctataggcgacagaccctactctctccagaatctgaaaagggccgacgtacctcggatctagcttcctcttcttaccaaaacgcttaacgcctctcatgggagagactttaaggtaaacccaatcaccaacttcaaacgacaactctctcctcctggtatcagcgtaactcttctggcgactctgagctgccgccattttatctctaatgatccggacttggctttgcatctcttgaattatttcgggtccaattatcctactctccccaacttcatcccaacacaggggcgacctgcactttctcccataaagagcttcatagggagccatctgaatggtcgcatggaagctgttattgtatgcaaactcgatgagcggcaaatggttttcccaacttccttggaattccatgacacatgctcgcaacatgtcttccagggtctgaatggtgcgctctgactggccatctgtctgtgggtgataagcagtactgaacttcaacttagtacccaaagctgcctgcaaactcttccagaactgcgacgtaaacctcggatctcgatccgacactatactctttggtatgccgtgtagccgcactatctctttgacatacaaacgggtcaacttatccaaagagtcggtgttatgaacaagcagaaaatgagcactcttcgttaatcggtccacaatcacccaaacagaattcttcccactaggcgttctcggcaaacccactacaaagtccatcgtgatgtcatcccacttccactcaggaataggaaggggttggagcatacctgcaggtctctgatgctcggccttcacctgacggcatgtgtggcatttctccacatataaggcaacgtccttcttcattccatcccaccagtaatttttcttcaagtctcgatacatctttgtactgccgggatgaactgaatacggggccgcatgagcttccgccatgatccgttctttgaaatctgagtcctttgggaccactctgcgatctcggaaccaaattatcccatcattatccatgctataatgcaatggccctcgagattttctgacttttttcctgatgttcagcagcttcggatcctttctttggagagttttcaattcttcaaaatcagttacccgaatatcaagaactgaagacaaaatctctacttgctgtgaactctctataaggagccttctcatcccacaaagcaacgactccaattctgacggctcggcttcatcttccaaatgtgacttccgactcaaagcatcagcaactatattagccttccccgcatggtacttgatctcacactgatagtcactgattagttccagccatcgcctctgcctcatattcagatttttctaggaaaacaaatgcttcaaactcttgtgatccgtaaatacctcgcaagcttccccatacaagaagtgccgccagatcttgagggcaaaaacaatcgcagccaattctagatcgtgcgtcggataattcttttcatggtcctttagctgacgagatgcataggctacaacccgtccttcctgcataaggacacaacccaaaccaaacttagacgcatcactgaagactacgaatggcttatgcggttctgggagagctaacactggtgccgtcgtcaacctgttctttaattcctggaagcttctctcacatttctctgaccaaaaaAATTCTGTATTTTTTCGAGTCAAAGCTgagagaggtccggataggcgagcgaaaccctctacaaatcttcggtagtatccggcgagccccaagaaactcctgatctcacgtactgtagtcgggcgttgccatgacaaaatggcttctaccttactaggatcaacagccactccgtctcgggaaattacatgcccaagaaatttaacttcttccaaccagaactcacacttgctgagcttggagtacaactggtgttctctcaatctctcaagtactagactaagatgatacacatgctcttcaacatctcgggagtaaatcagtatatcatcaataaatactaccacaaaggaatccagataaggttgaaacactcgattcattaaatccatgaaagcagcaggggcattagctaactcaaacggcatcaccttaaattcatagtgtccatacctcgacttgaaggcagttttaggcacatcctggtctctgattctcagctggtagtatcccgatctcagatcaattttagagaacacggctgctccttgaagctggtcaaataaatcatctatccgcgggagaggatatttatttttgatggtcaccttattcaattcccgatagtcaatgcacatacggagggttccatctttctttttaacaaataaaactggtgcaccccacggcaacgtactaggctgaataaatcccttctctaccaactcttgcaactgagtcttcaactctttcaattcagc
This Carya illinoinensis cultivar Pawnee chromosome 11, C.illinoinensisPawnee_v1, whole genome shotgun sequence DNA region includes the following protein-coding sequences:
- the LOC122282801 gene encoding cytochrome P450 72A397-like, which gives rise to MEISFPTLALVSILTIVVLGSAWRVLRWVWLKPKKLERCLREQGFKGNSYRILFGDLKESSRMINEAWSKPMSFTNDIAPRVFPFPSQTLKNYGKNSFIWIGPKPRVNVMDTEQLKDIFAKHYTFQKPQANPLTKLLVTGLACYETEKWAKHRKIINPAFHLEKLKSFLPAIHQSCNNMICKWVSSITKEGSTELDVWPYLQNLARDVISRTAFGSSYEEGRLIFELQREQAELTMKSIQTVYIPGWRYLPTKMNRRMKEISNKIQASLKDLINKREKETEAGEARNDDLLGILIESNFKEIQEHGNDKNIGMSLKDVIEECKLFYFAGQETTSVLLVWTMIMLSKYPYWQARAREEVLEVFGEDNPDFEGLNHLKVVTMILYEVLRLYPPVVTLTRTIHEVTKLGTLSLPAGVQISLPTILIHHDHELWGDDADEFKPERFSDGVSKATKGQVSFFPFGWGPRICIGQNFSLIEAKVALSMVLQRFSFELSPSYAHAPSTVITLQPQYGAHIILRNL